Proteins encoded in a region of the Candidatus Hydrogenedentota bacterium genome:
- a CDS encoding Gfo/Idh/MocA family oxidoreductase — protein MSSHDQSKSPTSAVGQPRRTFLKSAAIGAGLLILPSGTRTGAAAPSNKLNIALIGADGRGRAHYEALLEENVVAICDVDETHLDFAAQTFPDAKRYVDWRECLSHPELDAIVCCTTDQTHAFIANWALKRDLHVYCEKPLAISVEEARLVRDTYRTKKGKLATQVGMQRHAYDNFNRVREMILDGAIGELKEVDVWGNRQIPKPGYLPAAGDPPKTLHYDLWIGPTPFHPYNPEYFSGKPGANCLQWNMYWDFGAGQVGDMGSHIMDLAWNAIDATLPTSALGVGEAFNPDVTPVRMTSTFEHPANDWRPAIQVKWHQGGDMPKSPIEYVDLNKINHGVMFRGESGYLIAGFENRILYPSGAKDGLTYYKPRKEEDLLPPLGHFQKQWLNACRGDLKTSCDFEYSANMIEQLLLGLVAYRHGEKVDYDGATGRITNNEAANSLLKRTYRDGWTLEG, from the coding sequence ATGAGCAGTCACGATCAATCAAAATCGCCAACGTCCGCCGTCGGCCAGCCCCGGCGCACTTTTCTGAAGTCTGCCGCCATCGGCGCGGGCCTGCTGATCCTCCCCAGCGGCACCCGCACCGGCGCCGCCGCCCCGAGCAACAAGCTGAACATCGCCCTCATCGGTGCCGACGGCCGCGGCCGCGCCCACTACGAGGCCCTGCTCGAAGAGAACGTCGTCGCCATCTGCGATGTGGACGAAACCCATCTCGACTTCGCCGCCCAGACCTTTCCGGACGCCAAACGTTATGTAGACTGGCGGGAGTGCCTGAGCCATCCCGAGCTGGACGCCATTGTTTGCTGCACGACGGACCAGACCCACGCCTTCATCGCCAATTGGGCCCTGAAGCGTGATTTGCACGTGTACTGCGAAAAGCCCCTCGCGATCAGCGTGGAGGAAGCCCGGCTTGTCCGCGATACCTATCGCACGAAAAAAGGCAAGCTGGCCACGCAGGTCGGCATGCAGCGCCACGCCTATGACAATTTCAACCGTGTCCGGGAAATGATTCTGGACGGCGCCATCGGTGAATTGAAGGAAGTGGACGTGTGGGGCAACCGCCAGATACCGAAGCCCGGTTATCTGCCCGCCGCCGGCGATCCGCCGAAGACCCTGCACTATGATCTCTGGATCGGGCCAACCCCCTTCCATCCCTACAACCCCGAGTATTTCTCCGGGAAGCCCGGAGCAAACTGCCTCCAGTGGAACATGTACTGGGACTTCGGCGCCGGTCAGGTGGGCGATATGGGCAGCCACATCATGGACCTCGCGTGGAATGCCATCGACGCCACCCTGCCCACCTCCGCGCTCGGCGTGGGGGAGGCCTTCAATCCCGACGTGACCCCCGTCCGCATGACCTCCACCTTTGAACACCCGGCCAACGACTGGCGACCCGCCATCCAGGTCAAGTGGCATCAGGGCGGTGACATGCCCAAATCTCCCATCGAGTACGTGGATTTGAACAAGATCAACCATGGCGTCATGTTCCGCGGGGAAAGCGGTTACCTCATCGCCGGCTTCGAAAACCGGATCCTGTATCCCTCGGGCGCCAAGGACGGCCTCACCTACTACAAACCCCGCAAGGAGGAGGATCTCCTCCCGCCCCTGGGCCACTTCCAGAAACAGTGGCTCAACGCCTGTCGCGGCGACCTCAAGACCTCCTGCGACTTCGAATACAGCGCCAACATGATTGAGCAGTTGCTCCTGGGTCTCGTGGCCTACCGCCACGGCGAAAAGGTCGATTACGACGGCGCGACCGGGCGAATCACCAACAACGAAGCGGCCAACAGCCTGCTCAAGCGCACCTATCGCGACGGCTGGACGCTGGAAGGGTAA
- a CDS encoding type II toxin-antitoxin system HicB family antitoxin, which yields MRLKHIIMASVRPGDQSGYVAECLEVPIVTQGMTLDETVRNLKEAADLYLDGEDLASLGLAPNPTVVVTIELETACLA from the coding sequence ATGCGCCTTAAGCACATCATCATGGCATCGGTTCGGCCCGGTGACCAGTCGGGTTATGTGGCCGAGTGCCTGGAAGTGCCGATTGTGACTCAGGGTATGACTTTGGACGAAACGGTCCGCAATTTGAAAGAGGCTGCCGATCTCTACCTTGACGGTGAAGATCTGGCTTCCCTTGGCCTTGCCCCCAATCCCACCGTCGTCGTCACAATCGAGCTCGAAACAGCGTGCCTGGCCTGA
- a CDS encoding type II toxin-antitoxin system HicA family toxin has translation MPGLKRMSGREVISVLRDFGFEEVSQRGSHIKLRRTGQGGERETLVIPDHSELDTGTLRAIIRQASRYISAEDLQPHFYR, from the coding sequence GTGCCTGGCCTGAAACGGATGTCAGGGCGGGAGGTCATATCCGTCCTGCGTGACTTCGGATTTGAAGAAGTCTCACAACGGGGAAGCCATATAAAACTGAGACGGACTGGACAGGGTGGAGAACGCGAAACGCTCGTCATTCCCGATCACTCAGAACTTGACACGGGAACGCTCCGCGCCATCATCCGGCAAGCAAGCCGCTATATTTCAGCGGAAGACCTTCAACCACACTTTTACCGCTGA
- a CDS encoding PSD1 domain-containing protein: MATTRSCSIAKIVSFRFRAYALSCALALCVSSVLAQSAPVDPGSVFIASAEGVSVFDRDGAMSFGHFVTSLTDGKPGPVEWDDMVYDGWRLPSGNYLCSSHRYVRELDPQGNTLWEYRLEAPSELKTCVPLPNGDVMTVDATRMELVQIAAGGKGEVKRIPVPTTPTAPEHERYNLLRRTPAGTFLLALRHEKAFIEIDETGKELWRHPVPELPVVAERLANGNTLMSWKSGLIEAAPDHTVVWELKATDITDFPVIITGGFHRFENGNTLIANSDWHYKAEGENRVQLFEVNPDKKVVWTMGTDAFAEKKPGSLEPSTGLVEQRIIGIHWLPEEKEATASEDFFQAKVQPILAANCFECHSHDQKIKGGLALDSRSGILKGGEGGVILVPGKPEESRLITAVRHVDKDFQMPPKSKLSEADIAVLTEWIAQGAPDPRDDAETPQVAEKKEWDELYKERLGWWSLQPVADPSVPAVKDAAWPRNDVDRFLLAAMESKGLAPVSEADRRTLARRLSFALTGLPPKPEEVERFAADDSPGAYDALVQSLMDSPHFGERWARHWMDVVHYADTHGYEWDTPAKNAWMYRDYLVRAFNQDIPFNRLILEQIAGDLIEPRVDPDTGLNEALIGTSAMRLGERRHGDNADAEGVTQEAVANIIDTVSKGFIGTTVACAQCHDHKLDAVAQKDYYSLAGVLMSSRWISRPADASDPNGPVIEELRGIKSELRAALSSYWLAAGEEVTKRIAETPIEDPPPPADAKKPAKAKPAEAPKFPESAKAIWRHLNKAAQAEGATLESAWSTLAGEFKPVHAVRQSENRKNLQVLADLTREELPPGWRIDGLGMKYGLVKHDGELAVSSDDNAIVAQLLPAGRWSNVWSERLAGALRSPLFSQDPAPIVSVEYGAGRFAAGTMIVENAFHSERVKFLKQSPAGWLTLPAGNFVALAGGNDPTPRHAYLELVTKSLNNYFPPRYGLGGVAEADEVDPRSWFGVSRIYEHPEGKAPGDELARYAPLFEGTAPKSPSELAARMGTLIIAAVERWSAGDCTTEDVRLLNEAISLNWLPNDPAANPDLAAIAARYRDTEKRLQPDRVIGSVDDWYEGRDERIGVRGSYTVFGDVVPRGTISFLGGPGARAFGAASGRLDLARNIASDANPLTARVYVNRVWHHLFGAGIVRTPDDFGHLGELPSHPELLDWLARRFMAEGWSTKKLIHMLVTSSAWRQRSVANPDAVTIDPENRLLHHMPLRRLEAESIRDAMLAASGRLDDTLYGPPINPFRVAEDKNKRLHTGPLDGDGRRSLYLKMTMMEPPRFLGTFNQPLAKVTVGRRDATNVPNQALALLNDPFVVAMAGHWSQQEVTRQDATPDSRVERMFSAAFARPPQPEETARFVAFAQESAKLRGVDQAAFMNCQPVWQDVAHAIFNLKEFIYVP; the protein is encoded by the coding sequence ATGGCTACAACACGCTCCTGCTCCATCGCGAAAATCGTGTCTTTTCGTTTTCGTGCGTACGCGCTGTCGTGCGCGCTGGCCCTGTGTGTGTCGAGCGTGCTCGCACAGTCCGCACCCGTGGATCCCGGCTCCGTGTTTATCGCGTCCGCCGAGGGCGTGAGCGTCTTCGACCGCGACGGCGCCATGTCCTTCGGCCATTTCGTCACATCGCTCACTGACGGCAAGCCCGGTCCCGTCGAGTGGGACGACATGGTCTACGACGGCTGGCGGCTGCCGTCGGGCAACTACCTGTGCTCGTCCCACCGCTACGTGCGCGAACTGGATCCCCAGGGCAACACGCTCTGGGAGTATCGCCTTGAAGCGCCCAGTGAATTGAAGACCTGCGTGCCCCTGCCCAATGGCGACGTGATGACCGTGGACGCAACGCGCATGGAGCTGGTGCAAATCGCTGCCGGGGGCAAGGGCGAGGTGAAGCGCATCCCCGTGCCCACCACGCCGACGGCGCCGGAGCATGAACGCTATAACCTCCTGCGCCGCACGCCCGCAGGCACCTTTCTCCTTGCCCTGCGCCATGAGAAGGCCTTCATCGAAATCGATGAGACGGGCAAGGAACTCTGGCGTCATCCCGTGCCGGAATTGCCCGTGGTGGCGGAGCGCCTGGCCAACGGCAACACGCTCATGAGCTGGAAGAGCGGATTGATCGAAGCCGCGCCGGATCATACCGTCGTGTGGGAGTTGAAGGCCACCGATATCACCGACTTCCCGGTCATCATCACAGGAGGTTTTCACCGCTTCGAAAATGGCAATACGCTCATCGCCAATTCCGACTGGCACTACAAAGCCGAAGGAGAAAACCGCGTCCAGCTATTCGAAGTAAACCCGGATAAAAAAGTCGTCTGGACCATGGGCACCGACGCCTTCGCGGAGAAGAAGCCCGGCTCGCTGGAGCCTTCCACCGGCCTGGTGGAGCAGCGCATTATTGGCATCCATTGGCTCCCGGAGGAGAAGGAGGCCACCGCTAGCGAAGATTTCTTCCAGGCCAAAGTTCAACCCATCCTCGCGGCGAATTGCTTTGAATGCCATTCCCATGATCAGAAGATCAAAGGGGGCCTTGCACTGGATTCACGATCCGGCATATTGAAAGGCGGGGAGGGCGGAGTCATCCTCGTGCCCGGCAAGCCGGAGGAGAGCCGCCTGATCACGGCGGTGCGCCATGTCGACAAAGACTTTCAGATGCCTCCGAAGAGCAAACTCTCCGAAGCGGATATTGCCGTGCTGACCGAGTGGATTGCTCAGGGCGCGCCCGATCCCCGCGACGACGCGGAAACACCGCAGGTCGCTGAGAAGAAGGAATGGGACGAACTCTACAAGGAGCGCCTTGGCTGGTGGAGCCTCCAGCCCGTGGCCGATCCATCGGTGCCCGCGGTGAAAGACGCCGCCTGGCCGCGCAACGACGTGGACCGCTTCCTTCTCGCCGCGATGGAGTCGAAGGGGCTCGCCCCCGTGTCCGAGGCCGACCGCCGCACCCTGGCGCGCCGCCTGAGTTTTGCGCTCACGGGTCTGCCGCCGAAACCGGAAGAGGTGGAGCGTTTTGCTGCGGATGATTCGCCCGGGGCCTACGATGCCCTCGTCCAGTCCCTTATGGACAGTCCCCACTTCGGCGAGCGCTGGGCCCGCCACTGGATGGATGTGGTCCATTACGCAGACACCCACGGCTATGAGTGGGACACCCCCGCGAAGAACGCCTGGATGTATCGCGACTATCTCGTGCGCGCCTTCAATCAGGACATACCCTTTAATCGATTGATACTGGAGCAAATCGCGGGTGATCTCATCGAACCGCGCGTGGACCCGGATACCGGATTGAACGAGGCCCTCATCGGCACCAGCGCCATGCGCCTGGGTGAGCGCCGCCACGGCGACAACGCCGACGCCGAAGGCGTGACGCAAGAGGCCGTGGCCAACATCATCGATACGGTTAGCAAGGGCTTCATCGGCACCACCGTGGCCTGCGCCCAGTGCCACGATCACAAGCTTGATGCCGTGGCCCAGAAGGATTACTACAGCCTCGCGGGCGTGCTCATGAGCTCCCGGTGGATTTCGCGGCCCGCCGACGCGTCGGATCCCAACGGCCCCGTCATCGAGGAACTGCGCGGCATCAAATCGGAGTTGCGCGCGGCTCTGTCGTCCTACTGGCTCGCCGCGGGGGAAGAAGTGACGAAGCGAATCGCCGAGACCCCCATCGAGGATCCGCCGCCGCCCGCCGATGCGAAGAAGCCCGCAAAAGCGAAGCCCGCCGAAGCCCCCAAATTCCCCGAATCGGCCAAAGCGATCTGGCGCCACTTGAACAAGGCGGCCCAGGCCGAGGGCGCGACGTTGGAATCGGCGTGGAGCACCCTCGCGGGAGAATTCAAGCCTGTACATGCGGTACGCCAATCGGAGAATCGAAAGAATCTTCAGGTGCTCGCCGATCTCACCCGTGAGGAACTGCCCCCCGGCTGGCGCATTGATGGCCTCGGCATGAAATACGGCCTGGTGAAGCACGATGGCGAGTTGGCGGTCAGTAGCGATGACAACGCCATCGTGGCCCAGTTGCTCCCGGCGGGCCGCTGGTCCAATGTCTGGTCCGAGCGCCTCGCGGGCGCACTTCGCAGTCCATTGTTCTCTCAGGATCCAGCCCCGATTGTTTCCGTGGAGTACGGTGCGGGGCGCTTCGCGGCCGGCACCATGATCGTGGAGAACGCCTTCCACAGCGAGCGCGTGAAGTTTCTCAAGCAGTCGCCCGCGGGCTGGCTGACACTACCGGCGGGAAACTTTGTCGCCTTGGCCGGCGGCAATGATCCCACCCCGCGCCACGCCTATCTGGAGCTGGTCACCAAGTCGCTTAACAATTATTTCCCGCCGCGCTATGGTCTGGGCGGCGTGGCCGAGGCCGACGAAGTCGATCCCCGCTCCTGGTTTGGCGTCTCACGGATCTATGAACACCCCGAAGGCAAAGCCCCCGGCGACGAGCTTGCGCGCTATGCCCCCCTCTTCGAAGGCACCGCCCCGAAATCACCGTCCGAGCTTGCGGCGCGCATGGGTACCTTGATTATTGCCGCCGTGGAACGCTGGAGTGCCGGGGATTGCACCACGGAAGACGTGCGCCTTCTCAACGAAGCCATCTCGCTCAACTGGCTCCCCAATGATCCCGCAGCGAATCCGGACCTCGCCGCCATCGCCGCGCGTTACCGCGATACCGAAAAGCGGCTCCAGCCCGACCGTGTTATCGGCTCCGTGGACGACTGGTATGAAGGGCGCGACGAACGTATCGGCGTGCGCGGGTCTTACACGGTCTTTGGCGACGTTGTTCCCCGAGGCACCATCAGCTTCCTCGGCGGCCCCGGCGCCCGCGCCTTTGGTGCAGCCAGTGGACGGCTGGACCTCGCGCGCAACATCGCCAGCGACGCCAATCCCCTTACCGCCCGGGTCTACGTGAACCGCGTCTGGCACCACCTCTTCGGCGCGGGTATTGTGCGCACCCCGGATGACTTCGGCCATCTCGGCGAGTTGCCGTCACACCCGGAATTGCTCGACTGGCTCGCGCGCCGTTTCATGGCCGAAGGCTGGTCCACGAAGAAGCTCATCCACATGCTGGTGACCTCCAGTGCCTGGCGACAGCGCAGTGTTGCCAATCCCGACGCCGTGACGATCGATCCCGAGAACCGCCTGCTCCATCACATGCCCCTGCGCCGCCTGGAGGCCGAGTCCATTCGCGACGCCATGCTCGCCGCCTCGGGCCGCCTGGATGATACGCTATACGGCCCGCCCATCAACCCCTTCCGCGTGGCCGAAGACAAGAACAAGCGTCTCCACACCGGTCCCCTGGATGGCGATGGTCGCCGCAGTCTCTACCTGAAAATGACCATGATGGAGCCGCCCCGATTCCTCGGCACCTTCAACCAGCCCCTGGCCAAAGTCACCGTGGGCCGTCGCGATGCGACCAACGTGCCCAACCAGGCCCTGGCCTTGCTGAACGATCCCTTCGTCGTCGCCATGGCCGGGCACTGGAGCCAGCAGGAAGTGACCCGGCAGGACGCCACACCCGACTCCCGCGTGGAGCGTATGTTCAGCGCCGCCTTCGCCCGTCCGCCCCAACCGGAAGAGACGGCCCGATTCGTGGCCTTCGCGCAGGAGAGCGCCAAACTCCGTGGCGTAGATCAAGCCGCCTTTATGAACTGCCAGCCGGTCTGGCAGGATGTGGCCCATGCGATTTTCAATCTAAAGGAATTTATTTACGTGCCATAA
- a CDS encoding PIN domain-containing protein, whose product MSVDFFDANIFIYLFDETDAGKRRISENILAEALIHDTGAISFQVVQETLNVITTRLKVPASTGDALQFLEKVLTPLWRIMPSRVLYSSAIAIQSRYRYSFYDALIIAAALEAGCARLLTEDMQHGQKIEGLVIVNPFLEAVLSGDFASIVARNNSGVISDVNVVR is encoded by the coding sequence ATGAGCGTTGACTTCTTTGATGCCAACATCTTCATCTACCTATTTGATGAAACAGACGCAGGAAAACGCCGGATCTCGGAGAATATCCTCGCGGAGGCGCTCATTCACGACACTGGGGCCATAAGTTTTCAGGTGGTCCAGGAAACCTTGAATGTCATTACGACCAGGCTGAAAGTCCCGGCCTCTACTGGAGACGCACTCCAATTCCTCGAAAAGGTCCTGACACCGCTTTGGAGGATAATGCCCAGTCGGGTGTTGTACTCCAGTGCTATCGCGATCCAGTCTCGCTATCGCTACAGCTTCTACGACGCACTCATCATTGCCGCGGCCCTTGAAGCAGGCTGCGCGCGGCTCCTGACCGAGGACATGCAGCACGGGCAGAAGATTGAGGGGCTGGTCATCGTTAATCCGTTTCTGGAGGCCGTTTTATCGGGTGATTTTGCCAGCATCGTGGCCCGGAATAATTCCGGGGTGATAAGCGACGTCAATGTGGTGAGATAA
- a CDS encoding HAD-IIB family hydrolase translates to MTPETFPYRLAAIDIDDTLVGRDKQISSENKAAVHTLQSLGCRIILATGRRHANALSNAHLLGLDDFVVSTQGARTEHTRTGEVIHTATLEPADARSLIIEGRERGFTTLLWLKDEIVAEGADRWIQHYYDETHDDPVTLADPLDYLDQPLEKVVWLQETLEVHGAQVEMATRAAGRFNALMTTNHSLEFTAPRANKDDGVAAVARYYNIPRDAVLAFGDGHNDVSMLAWAGLGIAMPHGRNAAQVAADLVAPDGDHRSALARGIGEVIKRSGLAVA, encoded by the coding sequence GTGACCCCAGAGACCTTCCCGTACCGCCTTGCCGCCATTGATATCGACGACACCCTCGTAGGGCGCGACAAGCAGATTAGTTCGGAAAACAAAGCCGCAGTTCATACCCTCCAATCCCTTGGCTGTCGCATTATTCTGGCCACAGGCCGCCGCCATGCCAACGCCCTGTCCAACGCACACCTCCTCGGCCTTGACGATTTCGTTGTTTCCACCCAGGGCGCTCGAACCGAGCACACGCGCACGGGCGAAGTCATACACACCGCCACGCTGGAACCAGCCGACGCGCGCTCCCTCATCATCGAGGGCCGCGAGCGGGGCTTTACCACCCTGCTCTGGCTCAAAGACGAGATTGTCGCCGAAGGCGCGGATCGCTGGATCCAGCACTATTACGACGAAACCCACGACGATCCCGTTACGCTGGCGGATCCGCTGGACTACCTCGACCAGCCCTTGGAAAAAGTCGTGTGGCTCCAGGAAACGCTTGAAGTGCATGGCGCGCAGGTGGAAATGGCAACGCGCGCGGCGGGCCGATTCAATGCGCTCATGACGACTAACCACTCCCTGGAGTTTACCGCGCCACGCGCCAACAAAGACGATGGTGTGGCGGCGGTTGCCCGCTATTACAACATCCCACGGGACGCCGTGCTCGCCTTTGGCGATGGCCACAACGACGTGTCCATGCTTGCCTGGGCCGGACTCGGCATTGCCATGCCTCACGGTCGCAATGCCGCCCAGGTCGCCGCCGATCTCGTCGCGCCCGACGGCGATCACCGAAGCGCTCTCGCCCGAGGCATCGGTGAAGTGATCAAGCGCAGTGGGCTCGCGGTGGCATAG
- a CDS encoding Gfo/Idh/MocA family oxidoreductase, with protein sequence MNRREFISGATGALLATQVIAQGIAKSPMPCAVLGLGHAHAMDIVKVLRASPDFTLAGVCEPDEAMRTRYAGEEALQGVTWLSQEELLGNPDIKMVAVESNVTRLVPFGRAVVDAGKHLHMDKPAGTNLSEFRGLLDSAKGRSLLVQMGYMFRYNPGFDFVRKMIAEGALGHVHSIHASMCTDLTREKRNGINIHPGGIMLELGCHLIDMIVLLLGEPKTVTPFIRHDTDIDDTLADNTLAVLEYDRAMAVVECAAREPQAGGGRRFKVAGSNGTITLEPLEPATARLALRNAHGEHKAGVTDIAFPDLERHVLDLAELAASIRGERPFPYSYGHDYTVQRTVLRAAGD encoded by the coding sequence ATGAACCGACGTGAATTTATCAGCGGCGCGACGGGCGCGCTATTGGCAACGCAAGTCATTGCACAGGGCATTGCGAAATCACCAATGCCCTGCGCCGTGCTTGGTTTGGGCCATGCGCACGCCATGGATATTGTGAAGGTGTTGCGGGCGTCGCCCGATTTCACTCTGGCTGGCGTGTGCGAGCCGGACGAGGCGATGCGGACGCGATACGCCGGCGAGGAAGCACTGCAAGGCGTGACGTGGCTTTCGCAGGAGGAATTGCTCGGCAATCCCGACATCAAAATGGTGGCGGTCGAGAGCAATGTGACGCGTCTTGTGCCTTTTGGCCGGGCGGTCGTGGACGCGGGCAAGCACCTGCATATGGACAAGCCGGCGGGCACCAATCTGAGCGAGTTTCGCGGCCTGCTGGACTCGGCGAAGGGCCGGTCGCTACTCGTGCAGATGGGCTACATGTTTCGCTACAACCCCGGTTTCGACTTCGTCCGCAAGATGATCGCGGAAGGCGCCCTGGGCCATGTCCATTCCATCCACGCCAGCATGTGCACCGATCTGACGCGGGAGAAGCGCAACGGCATCAACATCCATCCCGGCGGGATCATGCTGGAGCTGGGCTGCCACCTTATCGACATGATCGTGCTGCTGTTGGGCGAGCCAAAGACGGTGACACCCTTCATCCGCCATGACACGGATATTGACGACACGCTGGCCGACAACACGCTCGCGGTGCTGGAGTATGATCGCGCCATGGCCGTGGTGGAGTGCGCCGCGCGCGAGCCCCAGGCGGGCGGGGGACGTCGCTTCAAGGTTGCCGGCTCGAATGGAACCATCACGCTGGAGCCGCTGGAACCCGCGACGGCGCGCCTCGCCCTGCGCAATGCCCACGGGGAGCACAAGGCGGGCGTGACGGATATCGCGTTCCCCGATCTCGAGCGCCACGTACTGGACTTGGCCGAGCTTGCGGCATCAATTCGGGGCGAACGGCCGTTCCCCTACAGCTACGGGCATGATTACACCGTGCAGCGGACCGTGCTCCGGGCGGCGGGGGATTGA
- a CDS encoding ThuA domain-containing protein, with amino-acid sequence MMRYLIAAVAALYLSAALMPAASAAEKTKIVFIAGKPSHAPGDHEHRAGSMLLAKALNESPLNIDAQVTYYGWPADASILEGAATIVVYCDGGEGHLLNDHFAEFQPLMDKGVGLVCLHYAVENTKGERGDKFLEWLGGYFEPHWSVNPHWDADYKSMPSHPITSGVPPFPINDEWYFHMRFPEGMKGVTPILTTLPPASTMERPDGPHSGNPDVRKAIANGEEQHMAWAFDRPNGGRSFGFTGGHFHRNWQNDHFRTLVMNAIVWTAKLDVPEGGVPSKTPTDDEMKANLDDKKK; translated from the coding sequence ATGATGCGTTACCTCATTGCCGCCGTTGCGGCCCTCTATCTGTCCGCCGCGCTGATGCCTGCGGCGTCCGCCGCCGAGAAAACCAAGATTGTCTTTATCGCGGGGAAACCCAGCCATGCGCCGGGCGACCACGAGCACCGGGCCGGCTCCATGCTGCTGGCCAAAGCGCTGAACGAGAGCCCGCTCAATATCGACGCCCAGGTCACGTATTACGGGTGGCCGGCGGATGCCAGTATCCTCGAAGGCGCCGCCACCATTGTTGTCTATTGCGACGGTGGCGAGGGCCATCTGCTCAATGACCACTTCGCGGAATTCCAGCCCCTCATGGACAAAGGCGTGGGCCTCGTCTGCCTCCACTATGCCGTGGAAAACACCAAGGGCGAGCGGGGCGACAAGTTCCTCGAATGGCTCGGTGGTTACTTCGAGCCCCATTGGTCCGTGAATCCCCACTGGGACGCCGACTACAAATCCATGCCATCGCACCCCATCACCTCCGGCGTGCCGCCCTTTCCGATCAACGACGAGTGGTACTTCCACATGCGCTTCCCCGAGGGTATGAAAGGCGTCACGCCCATCCTCACCACCCTGCCGCCCGCGTCCACCATGGAGCGCCCCGACGGCCCGCACAGCGGCAATCCCGACGTGCGCAAGGCCATCGCAAACGGCGAAGAGCAGCATATGGCCTGGGCCTTCGACCGGCCCAACGGCGGTCGCAGCTTCGGCTTCACCGGTGGTCACTTCCACCGCAACTGGCAGAACGACCACTTCCGCACCCTCGTGATGAATGCCATCGTGTGGACGGCCAAGCTCGATGTGCCCGAAGGCGGCGTGCCGTCGAAGACCCCGACGGATGACGAGATGAAAGCCAATCTGGACGACAAGAAAAAATAA
- a CDS encoding SDR family oxidoreductase, translated as MDLGIEGRCAVVLASSAGLGRAVATALAEEGARVALSGRDPGRLRSTLDELGERFGDHIMGEALDVSDGDAVAAHLHGVRKHFGAVDILVTNAGGPPAGRAADVTMELLDQAYALTLKSAVRAITTVLPWMRERRWGRIVAVTSQSVREPIPNLVLSNIMRPGLTGYLKTLSGEVASEGVLVNSVCTGAFETDRLHALCQARAAASGRTPEAELRAVGTSIPVGRVGRPEEYGALVAFLASERASFLTGVAIPLDGGAGHGLY; from the coding sequence ATGGATCTTGGGATTGAGGGACGCTGTGCCGTGGTGCTGGCCTCTTCCGCCGGACTGGGCCGCGCGGTGGCCACGGCGCTGGCGGAGGAGGGCGCGCGGGTGGCCCTTTCGGGTCGCGACCCGGGCAGGCTCCGGAGCACGCTGGACGAACTGGGGGAGCGCTTTGGCGACCATATCATGGGGGAGGCTCTGGACGTCTCCGACGGTGATGCGGTGGCGGCCCACCTGCATGGGGTTCGGAAGCACTTCGGTGCGGTGGATATTCTGGTGACCAATGCGGGCGGCCCCCCGGCCGGGCGCGCGGCGGACGTGACCATGGAACTGCTGGATCAGGCCTACGCGCTGACGCTGAAATCGGCCGTACGCGCCATTACCACGGTGCTGCCCTGGATGCGCGAGCGCAGGTGGGGTCGTATTGTGGCGGTGACGTCCCAGTCGGTCCGGGAGCCGATTCCCAATCTGGTGCTTTCAAACATCATGCGGCCGGGGCTCACCGGGTATCTGAAGACGCTTTCGGGCGAGGTTGCAAGCGAGGGCGTGCTGGTGAACAGTGTGTGCACGGGCGCTTTCGAAACGGACCGCTTACACGCCCTGTGCCAGGCGCGCGCGGCGGCTTCGGGACGGACGCCGGAGGCGGAGCTGCGCGCCGTTGGTACGTCGATCCCGGTGGGGCGTGTGGGCAGGCCCGAAGAGTACGGCGCGCTGGTGGCCTTTCTTGCCTCCGAGCGCGCTTCGTTTCTTACGGGCGTGGCCATCCCGCTGGACGGTGGCGCGGGGCACGGGCTGTATTAG